In one Mucilaginibacter ginsenosidivorax genomic region, the following are encoded:
- a CDS encoding cold-shock protein — protein MQQGTVKFFNDEKGFGFITPANGGSEIFVHSSGLIDNIRENNSVSYDVEEGRKGPNAVNVKIV, from the coding sequence ATGCAACAAGGAACAGTAAAATTTTTTAATGACGAAAAAGGTTTCGGATTTATTACCCCGGCAAATGGCGGAAGCGAGATCTTCGTACACTCATCTGGTTTAATTGACAACATTCGCGAGAATAACTCAGTTAGCTATGATGTAGAAGAAGGTCGTAAAGGCCCAAATGCAGTAAATGTTAAAATAGTTTAA
- a CDS encoding AsmA family protein: MTAWVFKNRWRKISIIGLGILGVIILVVVFFLNSFLSRTLSSKFKEAVLKGTDSLYRVNFSKLDINVFNGTAVLHDITFKPDTTAYHRLQQAGKAPNRLFEIKVKRLEVSGAHPLDIWLHKKIEVALIDLKNPEIYISKNGDKQQPQKPADKRTIYQKLSASFKLIRVDDIRLGEINFTYRDKSGPKPSVHVLKEMDVHATNLLIDSATQADTSRTLYCRDIVTQLRHYTGKSANGLYTYKINSVKLSTKTSRLDIAGVDVQPLTISMYLAKSHTDRFGLHLDAITLHHFNYRSYRQGQGLDVARAVLNKGEFSIFSNPNGPLKTTDRLVTFPNWAIRQLKMGLQVDTLDIKDLDVNYSEFKKGKSRKTGTVRFSAVTGSIFNLTNKKALLQKQPLATAHLSTLFMGKGRLNLQFGFNLADDGYSYSYKGHMGAMNMADANPAVMPLGLVRITSGTVTSLDFDIHGNQRRSAGKVTFLYHNLKVDVLKTDDEKGYAKKGIISLLANTVILKSDNPDNGKTIPRVADVAFIRPKNFPFFKTIWSALLNGLKGCAGVGKADEKEKNQPLTKKEIKEKADALKKASEYKQKEDKKFKQKLSEKQKP; the protein is encoded by the coding sequence ATGACGGCTTGGGTTTTTAAAAACAGGTGGCGAAAGATTTCGATAATAGGCCTGGGCATATTAGGCGTTATCATACTGGTAGTGGTGTTTTTTTTGAATAGTTTTTTAAGCAGAACCCTCTCATCGAAATTTAAAGAGGCTGTACTTAAAGGCACCGACAGCCTGTACCGGGTAAATTTCAGCAAACTCGATATTAATGTATTTAACGGCACCGCCGTATTGCACGATATCACTTTTAAACCCGATACCACGGCATACCACCGCCTGCAACAGGCAGGCAAAGCGCCAAATCGTTTATTCGAGATCAAAGTGAAGCGGCTGGAAGTATCTGGTGCACATCCGCTGGATATCTGGCTGCATAAAAAGATAGAAGTAGCATTGATCGACCTGAAAAATCCTGAAATATATATTAGCAAAAACGGTGATAAGCAACAGCCCCAAAAACCGGCAGACAAGCGTACCATTTATCAAAAACTTTCTGCCAGTTTTAAGCTTATCCGTGTTGATGATATCCGCCTTGGCGAAATCAATTTTACCTACCGCGATAAGTCGGGCCCTAAGCCATCGGTTCATGTGTTAAAAGAGATGGACGTGCACGCTACCAACCTGCTCATAGATTCGGCTACGCAGGCTGATACATCCCGCACATTGTATTGCCGCGATATTGTTACCCAGCTTAGGCATTACACCGGCAAATCGGCAAACGGGCTGTACACTTATAAAATAAACTCGGTAAAGTTATCAACCAAAACCTCCAGGCTGGATATTGCCGGGGTAGATGTGCAGCCGCTTACTATAAGTATGTACCTGGCTAAAAGCCACACAGATCGGTTTGGTCTGCACCTGGATGCTATTACCCTGCACCATTTTAATTACCGAAGCTACCGACAAGGCCAGGGTTTGGATGTGGCGAGGGCGGTGTTAAATAAAGGCGAATTCAGCATATTCAGTAACCCAAATGGCCCGCTTAAAACTACCGACAGGCTGGTTACTTTTCCTAACTGGGCCATCCGCCAGCTAAAAATGGGACTTCAGGTTGATACCCTTGATATTAAAGATCTCGATGTAAACTACAGCGAATTCAAAAAAGGCAAATCGCGTAAAACCGGTACGGTGAGGTTTAGCGCAGTTACAGGCAGCATTTTTAACCTTACCAATAAAAAGGCTTTGTTACAAAAGCAACCGCTTGCTACTGCACACCTGAGTACCCTGTTTATGGGCAAGGGGCGGCTAAACCTGCAATTTGGCTTTAACCTTGCCGATGATGGCTATAGCTACAGCTACAAAGGGCATATGGGCGCCATGAATATGGCCGATGCTAATCCGGCTGTTATGCCGCTTGGGCTGGTGCGCATTACATCGGGCACGGTAACCAGCCTTGATTTTGATATCCATGGTAACCAGCGCAGGTCGGCGGGTAAGGTTACCTTTTTGTACCATAATCTTAAGGTTGATGTATTAAAGACCGACGATGAAAAAGGTTACGCAAAAAAGGGCATCATTTCATTGCTGGCGAATACGGTGATCCTGAAAAGCGATAACCCCGACAATGGTAAAACTATCCCCCGTGTGGCCGATGTGGCCTTTATCAGGCCCAAAAACTTCCCGTTTTTTAAAACTATATGGTCGGCCCTGCTTAACGGCCTTAAGGGTTGTGCCGGTGTAGGAAAGGCCGACGAAAAAGAAAAAAATCAGCCGCTTACCAAAAAAGAAATCAAGGAAAAGGCCGACGCGTTAAAGAAAGCTAGCGAGTATAAACAAAAAGAGGATAAAAAGTTTAAGCAAAAGCTTAGCGAAAAACAGAAACCTTAA
- a CDS encoding DUF5686 and carboxypeptidase-like regulatory domain-containing protein, which yields MLLTFCNPDIKITLLIQGKFRFYKFFIANKLSAACLAILLLFSIHAAAQQTDSLKTNKAAVTTVTGHIVDDGSGLPLAYISITFNGSNFGTTSDKDGNFRLSAGGLFSRVTFSYVGYTSLTRTIKPGQAIQLQVRMRSKQTQLKEVSVTSGKKARYRNKGNPAVELIQQVIDHKDENRMEAADYYQYNQYERIGMSLFHLSPKIVNGKFFGKYKFMLDSSQVIDGRKETSLPVYFSEKLYQHYYRKEPAKFISILQAQKETNIIKFVDTAGLDTYLNRFYGNDIDIYANNIFIVTNQFLSPISNHSPDFYKFFITDTIQTDKGKLVGISFTPRNKGDLLFEGRLLVSLDGHYAVQSCELDVNKQININFMRSLKVKLDFKQFPGGRYYLQKSDVAADFGILKNKGLAVYGQRTVFYDNYKLNQPQPAEFYEGKSTQTMADANKPDTAYWAQHRSDTLNSQQKQLYARINRLESMPSYKRFTWIAATLTGGFATVGPVQIGPIGSIFAYDNQEGARFQLGGRTTPALSKTVFFDGYTAYGTKDKTAKYELNTYLSLNKTAPYRYANNYFKIGYRYDVDLPGQSFAVSNQQAALTSFHTGTTNYWLYNRTFTLAYVRDFDNHFSYNLALRNWNQRPAGTLQFQSNTDNSLIPSLTTTEVALGMRYAPHEQFIQGTIFRHTIYSKYPIFNLQINHGFAGLLNGAYSYNNISANIFKRFYMSQLGFTDITLLGNLVTGKVPFPLLNMPPANQSLKYDPDGYNNMNYLEFVSDHSAGINITHSFNGFILNKIPLIEHLKWREFLSFKAIYGGLRAENNPLLSANLYNLPPALGNANGTYALGSTPYIEAGVGIGNIFKLLRVDVIKRFNYLDHPGVNQYGIKFSITPDL from the coding sequence TTGCTACTTACTTTTTGTAACCCCGACATTAAAATAACTTTGCTGATACAGGGAAAATTCCGCTTTTATAAATTTTTTATCGCCAATAAATTAAGCGCAGCCTGCCTGGCTATTTTACTGTTATTTTCAATACATGCTGCCGCGCAGCAAACAGATAGCCTTAAAACAAACAAAGCTGCGGTTACTACCGTAACTGGACATATAGTTGATGATGGCTCGGGCTTGCCGCTGGCTTATATCAGTATTACGTTTAATGGCAGTAATTTTGGCACTACTTCCGATAAAGATGGCAATTTCAGGTTAAGCGCCGGTGGTTTGTTTAGTCGTGTTACCTTTAGCTATGTAGGGTACACATCGCTTACGCGTACTATAAAACCGGGGCAGGCCATCCAGTTGCAGGTGCGCATGCGCAGCAAGCAAACGCAGTTGAAAGAGGTGTCGGTTACATCGGGCAAGAAAGCGCGGTACCGCAATAAAGGCAATCCTGCCGTCGAGCTTATTCAACAGGTAATTGATCATAAAGATGAAAACCGGATGGAGGCTGCCGACTACTATCAATATAACCAGTACGAGCGTATCGGCATGTCGTTGTTCCATTTGTCGCCCAAAATTGTTAATGGTAAGTTTTTTGGCAAATACAAGTTTATGCTCGATAGTTCCCAGGTGATTGACGGGCGCAAAGAAACCTCCCTGCCCGTTTACTTTAGCGAAAAACTTTACCAGCATTATTATCGTAAAGAGCCTGCCAAATTCATCAGCATATTGCAGGCGCAAAAGGAAACCAACATTATTAAGTTTGTTGATACCGCCGGGCTTGATACCTATCTTAACCGTTTCTACGGGAATGATATTGATATTTACGCCAACAATATTTTTATTGTAACCAACCAGTTTTTAAGCCCGATATCCAATCACTCGCCCGATTTTTATAAGTTTTTTATTACTGATACTATACAAACTGATAAAGGTAAACTGGTAGGCATCAGTTTTACGCCCCGCAACAAAGGCGACTTGCTTTTTGAAGGCCGCCTGCTGGTTTCACTGGATGGCCATTATGCCGTACAATCATGCGAGCTGGATGTTAACAAGCAAATCAACATTAACTTTATGCGTAGCCTTAAGGTGAAACTTGATTTTAAGCAATTTCCTGGCGGGCGTTACTACCTGCAGAAAAGTGATGTTGCGGCTGACTTTGGAATTTTAAAAAACAAAGGTTTAGCTGTATACGGCCAGCGTACTGTTTTTTATGATAACTATAAACTAAACCAGCCCCAGCCTGCCGAATTTTATGAGGGTAAAAGCACCCAAACCATGGCCGATGCCAACAAACCCGATACCGCTTACTGGGCACAACATCGCAGCGATACCCTTAACAGCCAGCAAAAACAGCTTTATGCGCGCATAAACCGGCTGGAAAGCATGCCATCATATAAACGGTTCACCTGGATAGCGGCAACACTTACCGGCGGCTTTGCCACGGTGGGCCCCGTGCAGATAGGCCCAATCGGATCGATATTTGCGTATGATAACCAGGAGGGGGCGCGCTTCCAGTTAGGAGGGCGTACAACGCCTGCCCTGAGCAAAACTGTTTTTTTTGACGGCTATACCGCCTACGGCACCAAAGATAAAACAGCCAAGTATGAATTGAACACCTATTTATCGCTCAACAAAACAGCGCCATACCGCTACGCCAACAACTACTTTAAAATAGGCTACCGGTACGATGTTGACCTGCCTGGGCAAAGTTTTGCGGTAAGTAACCAGCAAGCCGCGCTTACATCGTTCCATACCGGTACCACCAATTACTGGCTGTATAACCGCACATTTACACTGGCCTATGTAAGGGATTTTGATAATCATTTTTCATACAACCTGGCCCTGCGCAACTGGAACCAACGGCCCGCAGGCACCCTTCAGTTTCAATCAAATACCGATAATAGCCTTATTCCCAGCCTTACCACTACCGAGGTTGCCCTGGGTATGCGCTACGCCCCGCATGAGCAGTTTATACAAGGCACCATATTCAGGCACACCATATACAGTAAATACCCTATTTTTAACCTTCAAATCAATCATGGTTTTGCGGGCCTGTTAAACGGGGCTTATAGTTACAACAACATATCGGCCAATATTTTTAAGCGTTTTTACATGTCGCAATTGGGCTTTACCGATATAACGCTGTTGGGCAATCTTGTTACCGGCAAAGTTCCGTTCCCGCTGCTAAATATGCCGCCCGCCAACCAATCATTAAAGTACGACCCGGACGGCTACAACAACATGAACTACCTTGAGTTTGTGAGCGATCACTCGGCGGGCATCAACATTACCCACAGCTTCAACGGCTTTATCCTCAATAAAATTCCGCTGATAGAGCACCTCAAATGGCGCGAGTTCCTGTCGTTTAAAGCCATATACGGCGGCTTACGTGCCGAAAATAACCCGCTGCTGTCGGCCAACCTGTATAACCTGCCCCCGGCGCTGGGCAATGCCAATGGCACCTACGCACTGGGCAGCACTCCCTACATTGAAGCAGGCGTTGGCATAGGCAATATATTTAAACTGCTGCGGGTTGATGTGATTAAACGCTTCAACTACCTCGATCATCCCGGGGTGAACCAATATGGTATTAAATTTAGTATTACGCCGGATTTGTAA
- a CDS encoding type II toxin-antitoxin system RelE/ParE family toxin — MYKVVMLISAKHDIREAALWYNLQKKELGKKFALKVRQKINLIRKNPYSYTTRYDEVKTAVLDVFPFMIHYKVDEFDKLITIYAVLHTSHNPDMPKQRG, encoded by the coding sequence ATGTATAAGGTTGTTATGTTAATCTCTGCCAAACACGATATCAGGGAAGCCGCCCTATGGTATAATTTGCAGAAAAAAGAACTTGGTAAAAAGTTTGCGCTGAAAGTTCGCCAAAAGATAAACCTGATCAGGAAAAATCCCTATTCGTATACAACTAGGTATGATGAAGTAAAGACCGCTGTTTTGGATGTTTTTCCTTTTATGATCCATTATAAAGTGGACGAGTTTGACAAACTTATAACCATTTATGCTGTTTTACATACAAGCCATAACCCCGATATGCCAAAACAAAGAGGTTGA